The genomic interval CCGCAGATCGGCCACCGGCAGGGTGTCGACGACCAGCACCTGGTGCCCACGGCCCTGCAGATCGGCGGCCGCGCTGACCACCGCGTCGTCGGTCAGCGGGCTCAGCACCACCACGACCGCCGCCGACGGCAGCCCCCACGTCTCCACCCGGGTCAGCGGTCGCCACGGCTGCAGGTCCACCGCCGCCAACTCGTGCCGCAGCCGGTCGAGGTGCCGGGAGCCGGCACCCAGCCGCACGCCGCGCTTCCCCGACGCCAGGTCGAGCACCCCGACCCGGTCGCCCACCCGGCACTGCGCCTCGGCGATCGCCGCCGCGGCGTGCACCGTCACGTCCAGGCTGGTCCGCGGCGCCGGCTCCACCGACTTCGGATCGGCGGACGGCACCCGGACCATACCGACCCAGAAGTCGCGCCACCGGTCGAAGCGCCCGCCCCACCGCCGCGAGACCCGTTGCTGCCACACCCGTGCCGGGCCCTGCTGCGGCCGGACCTCCACCCGGGTGTCGACGCAGATCACGAAGTCGGCGTCGGCGTCGCTCTGCGTCCGGCGGACATAGAGCTTCTGGTGCCGGGCGAACGCCCGCCAGTGGATGCTGCGCAGCCGGTCGCCCGGGGCGTACTCGCGCAGGTCGATCAGCTCACCACCCTGACCCGGGCGGCGACTCGCGTGTTCACCCGCCCATCCGGTCGAGATCGGCGCCAGGGCCAGCGAATCCAGCTCGGCGATCCGCGGCGGCACGGTGATCTTCAGCTCCGGGGCACGCACCGCCGGGGTCACCGTCAACCCGTCCGGCCCGGCGACGGTCACGTCCGGGCGCACCACGGTCAGCGGCCCCCAGTCCGGCAGCACGGTCGACCGGACCACCGTGCGGTCACCGCCCGGAAGGGTCTCCGCCCAGGGCCGGCCCGGCCCACCCGGGTAGGGCACCGCGACCGTGGTGAACTGCGCACCCGCCGTTCCCCGGACGGTCACAGCGATGTCGGCGGCGGTGCCACCGGGTGGGGTGCCGATCAGCCGGGCGCGGCCGGACGGCGCCACCGACCGGTCCGGGACCCCGGCCGACAGCGCCAGCACCAGCCCGAACACCAACGGGGCGCCGATCGCGGCCAGGTCGGCCCGGCCGAGCGAGACCGCCAGCCCGATCAGCAGCGCGGCCGCCACGGCTGCCCGCAGCAGGGCGCGGGTCGGGCGGCGCACCGGCGCCCCGCCGTCGGAGGCCCCGGCAACCGTAGCGGCACCGGCCGGATCGGCCGGCAGCGAGCGGGCCCCGGCCCGGAGCGACGTCGAGCTCCTCACCGGAGCTCCCCGCGCCGGACCAGGCACCAGCGCGCCCGAGTGCGTCCGGTCATCGCCGCGGTGCGCCCCGGCGGCTCGGCGGCGCGGCCACCGTCGCGAGCAGCTGGGAGATCACGTCCTCGGACGAGACCGTCTGGTAGGCCTGCAGGGTCAGCACGAGCCGGTGTGCCAGGGCGGCCACCGCCACGTCCTTCACGTCCTCCGGGATGACGAACCCTCGCCCGTCCAGCGCCGCCCAGGCCCGGGCAAGCAGCAGCAGCGCCTGCGTGCCGCGCGGCGAGACCCCCGCCTCGACCGACGGGTGGCGGCGGCTGGCCACCGCGAGATTGACGCAGTAGCCGATGATGTCGGGATCGACCCCGACCTGCTCGACACCCGCCTGCAACCGCCGGAGCCCGGCCGCGTCGGTGACCGGCGCGACCACCGGATCCGGCGCCGCCCGGTGGATCCGGCGCCGCAGCATCTCGGCCTCGGCCTGCGGCGGCGGGTACCCGAGCCGGGTGCGCACCAGGAACCGGTCGAGCTGCGCCTCGGGCAGCGCGTAGGTGCCCTCGTACTCGATCTGGTTGGCCGTGGCGATCACGTGGAACGGTTGCGGCAACGGGTGTGTCGTGCCCTCGACGCTGACCTGTCCCTCCTGCATCGCCTCCAGCAGCGCCGACTGCGTCTTCGGCGGGGTCCGGTTGATCTCGTCGGCCAGCAGCAGGCCGGTGAACACCGGGCCGGGCTGGAAGTCGAACGCCGCCTTGCCCGGGTGGTACAGGTACGACCCGGTCACGTCCGAGGGCAGCAGGTCCGGGGTGAACTGCAGGCGCCGGAAGTCCAGCCCCAGCGCGCCGGCGAGACTCCTTGCCAGCAGCGTCTTCCCGAGGCCAGGATTGTCCTCGATCAGCACGTGCCCGCCGGCCAGGATCGCCGCCAGGGTCAGCCGCAGCGGCACCCCGTGCCCGACCACCGCCGTGCCCACCGCCTCGGCGATCCGGGCCGCCGACTGCGCGATCTCCGGGGTCAGCGGGGGTCCCGACGGCTTGCCGAGGGTCACCTCCGCAGCGGCCTCCGCCGTCGAAGCAGTGGGAGCGACTGTCGCTTCGGATGTCTCGGTCATGACGCTCCTCTCGCGGTGCCGGCCGGGGCACGGCGTCCGCTGGTGACGGGGTCGGGGTGGAAAGCAGGAACCGCGTCAGGCCGTCCGGCACCGCGAGCCAGCGCCAGGACGGCATCGACGAGTGCCCGCCGGTCCTCGGCGGAGGGCCGGGGCACCCGCGGATCCGGCGGGACGGCGCCGGTCGGATCGCCCGGATCGGACAGCTGCCGGTAGGCGGTCCCACCGAGCAGTGCCTCCGCCCGTTCCGACGGGAAGTCGATGCCCCGGGCGGACAGCAGATCGGCCACCAGCGCCCGCAACCGCACCCGCGCCCGTTCCTGCTCCTCGGTCGGCCCCTGGTGCAGCAGGTCGCCCAGCCCGGCGAACTCCCACCGCCGGACCGAGGTGCGGCGCTGCGGTTCCGGGGGGCCGGGCGGCCGGCGCGGCGGCGCGATCCGCCGCACCAGCAGCGAGCAGATGACGGCGACCACGGCGGTCATTGCGGCGAAGCCCACCGACCGCCCGATCGGCGCCTCCGCCGCGAACAGCACGAAGAAGCCGACCAGCGCCGCCGCGGCACCGATGACCAGGTGGTCGGTCCAGGTGACCCGGGCCGGCACCGGCGGCGGCGCCACGGAGTACATCGCCCCTGGAGTCACCGGGTACGTCCCTGCCGGATACTGCGACGCGGGGTACGGGGCCGGTACGTACCAGGTGCCGGCCGCGGGCACCTGAGGCGTCGGCGGAGGCGGCGGCATCGGAGGCACAGAGGTCACGGGACCACCGCCGGGGTGATCGCCGCGAGCGCACCGCGGATCTGCTCAGCCGCCCGCTGCGCGGTCGCGGCGCTGTCCGGAGCGAGTGTGTGCAGGTCGAACCGGGCCCGGTGGTAGAGCGGGAGCAGGTCGTCCGCCCCCGGCGGCATCGGCACCGCCGCCCGCAACGCGTCCAGGAACTCGGTGGGCGTCTGCTGTGGTCCGCGGGGCAGTCCGGCGGCCCGGGCGCCCGCCTCCACCCAGAGCCAGCAGGCGATGACGTGGTCGGCGGCGGCACGCGCGTCGAAGGGCAGGTGCGCGGCCGGCGGGGCGGGCAGACCGACGAGGTCGTCGTCGTCCCGGTCCACCGCGTGCCGGCCGGCCCGGTCCCGGCGCCAGAAGAACAGCATCACCACGAGCGCGACCAGCAGCACCGCACCCAGCCCGATCAGCACCCAGACCAGCCAGCCGCTGCCGATCGCCGCCGGCGGCGGAGCCAGGTCGACGTCCGGCAGTGAGGGCGGGGTGAAGTCCGGCAGGTCGGTCGGGATCGGCGGCAGTTCGGTACCCGGTTCGCGGCCGATCCAGGGTCCGACACCCGCGGCACCCCAGGCGATCCCGACCAACACGACGGCACTGAGCCCGATCAGGATGATGCGCAGCGGCCACCCGCCCGCGCCGCCGGGTCGCATCCCGGACCCTTCCGACATGACACCCGCCTCCACCGCCGGCGGCCCGTCCCGGTGACCGGGCCTCTGTGCGGCAGGCTACCGACCCGCCGCGCCGCGCACCGGCGGTTCGTCGAGTTGTGCACAGCGCCCCAGGTCAGCGGAGCGCCGGCAGCAGGTCGGGAGCAGGATCAGGCGACCGGCGACTTCAGCAGGTCGCGGATCTCCGGGGCCTCCAGCCGGACCTCGTCGGCGGCCTGGTCGTCGGGCATCGTCTGCGAGCGGCGCTCGGCGTCGACCCGCGCGAGGTAGGCCTTCACCTCGCTGTCCCGCTCCTCGTCGGACCAGCCGAGCACCCCGGCCATGATCTCCGCGACCCGCGGCGCCGTCTCGGTGCCGCGGTGCGCGTACTCGATGGAGATCCGGGTGCGTCGGGCCAGCACGTCCTCCAGGTGCAGCGCACCCTCGTGCGTGGTCGCGTACAGCGCCTCCACCTGCAGGTAGTCGTCCGCGCCGGGCAGCGGCTGCAGCAGCGACGGATCCTCCAGGGCCGGCGCCATCAGCTCGTGGATCTCCGAGCCGTAGCGGTTGAGCAGGTGGTGGATCCGGTACGGGTGCACACCGAACTGCTTGCCCAGCCGGTCGGCCTGGTTGACCAGCGCCTTGTAGCCCTCGGCGCCGAGCAGCGGGACGTCCTCGGTGCAGGACGGGTTGATCCGGCCCGGCAGGTCCTCGGCCGCGGCGTCCACCGCGTCGGCGCCCATCACCCGGTAGGTCGTGTACTTGCCGCCGGCGATCGCCACCAGGCCGGGGGCGACCCGGGCCACCGCGTGCTCCCGGGACAGCTTCGAACTCTGCTCGCTCTCCCCCGCCAGCAACGGCCGCAGCCCGGCGTAGACCCCCTCGATGTCCTCGTGACCCAGCGGCACCGCCAGCACCTTGTTCACGTGCTCGAGGATGTAGTCGATGTCGGCCTTGGTGGCCGCCGGGTGCGCCAGGTCGAGATTCCAGTCGGTGTCGGTGGTCCCGATGATCCAGTGCGCCTTCCACGGGATCACGAACAGCACGGACTTCTCGGTCTTCAGGATGATCCCGGACTCCGAGGTGATCTTGTCGCGGGAGACGACCAGGTGCACGCCCTTGGAGGCGCGGACCTTGAACCGGCCGCGCCCGCCGGACAGCCGCTGCAGTTCGTCGGTCCACACGCCGGTGGCGTTGATGACGACCTTGGCGCGGACGGTGGTGCGGTCCCCGGTCTCCACGTCCATCACGTGCACCCCGGCGACCCGGTCCGCCTCCTTCACGAATCCGACCACCTGGGTGGAGGACCGGACCAGCGCGCCGTAGGCAGCGGCGGTGCGGGCGACACCGAGGGTGTGCCGGGCGTCGTCGACCTGGCCGTCGTAGTAGCGGATCCCGCCGACCAGTGCGTCCCGCTTCAGGCCGGGCACCAGGCGCAGCGCGCCGGCCCGGGTGAGGTGCTTGTGCCCCGGCACCGACCGGGCGCCGCCCATCGAGTCGTACATGATCAGGCCGGCACCGACGTACGGGCGCTCCACCACGTGCTTGGACAGCGGGTAGAGGAAGGACACCGGCTTCGCCAGGTGCGGGCAGATCTTGGTGAGCATCAGCTCGCGCTCCCGCAGTGCCTCGCGGACCAGGCCGAACTCGAACATCTCCAGGTAGCGCAGGCCGCCGTGGAACAACTTCGAGGACCGCGACGAGGTGCCGGAGGCGAGGTCCCGGGCATCGAGCAGGGCCACCGAGAGGCCGCGGGTCACCGCGTCCAGGGCCGCGCCCGCACCCACGACGCCGGCGCCGATGATGACGACGTCGAACTCCTCCGAGCCCAGTCGCTCCCAGTTGGCCGCACGCTCCGCCGGCCCGAGCCGGGCCCCCGAGACCACACCGTCTCCACTCATCGCACTACCTTCCGGTTCAGCCTGCCGTCACGCGCCTGACCGGCCCACGGTACTGCGGCAACGGCGCACCCCGCCCGGGGAAGCGTTCGGCATTGTCGAACGGCCCCGGCCGGTGACACCCGCGCGGCGGCAGGGATCAGCCGAGGTCGCCGTCGAAGTGCATCAGCTGGCGACCGAGCTCGGTGATCGACCCGGACAGCGACGGGTAGACACTCAGCGTGTAGGCGAGATCCTTTGCGGTCAGGCCGTTCTGCACGGCCATGGCGATCGGCAGGATCAGTTCCGAGGCCTGCGGCGCGACCACCACGCCGCCGATGACGATGCCGGTGGCCGGCCGGATCACCAACTTCACGAAACCCTCGGTGAGGCCGATCATCTTGGCCCGCGGGTTGGTGGCGAGCGGCAGCATCAGCACCGAGGCCGGGATCGTCCCGGCGTCGACGTCGACCTGCGAGATGCCGACGGTGGCGATCTCCGGGTGCGTGAACACCGTGGAGGCAACGGTTTTCAGCCGCAGCGACGGCACACCTTCGCCCAGCGCATGCCACATCGCGATCCGGCCCTGCATGGCCGCCACCGATGCCAGCATCAGCAGGCCGGTGCAGTCGCCGGCCGCATAGATGCCGGAGACCGAGGTCCGGGACACCCGGTCGACGGTGATGAACCCACCGTCGTTCACCGCGACACCCACGCTCTCCAGCCCGATGTCGCTCGTGTTCGGCACCGAGCCGACGGTCATCAGGCAGTGCGAGCCGCGCACCTCGCCACCGTCGGTGAGCCGCACGACCACCTCGTCGCCCTCCCGGGTGACCGACTGGGCGCGGGCCCGCCTGACCAGCTTCCCGCCGTGCTCGGAGAAGACCTCCTCGATGACCGCCGCGGCGTCCGCATCCTCGGACGGCAGCACCCGGTCCCGGCTCGAGACCAGGCTGACCCGGACGCCCATCTCGGTGTAGGCGGAGGCGAACTCGGCGCCGGTGACACCGGACCCGACCACGATGAGGTGCTCCGGCAACTCGGTGAGCGAGTAGAGGTCGCGCCAGGTGAGGATCCGCTCGCCGTCCGGCCGGGCGTCCGGCAGCACCCGCGGCGCGGCGCCGGTGGCGACCAGCACCACGTCGGCCTCGAACTCGGTGACGGTGCCGTCCGGTGCGGTCGCCGCCACCCGATGCGCCGCCAGGCCGGGGGCGCTGTCGGCGAGCGCGGCCCGGCCGGTGACCACCCGCACCCCGACGCCGGTCAGCCGGGCGTGGATGTCTGCGGACTGCGCCCGGGCCAGCCCGGTCACACGGGCGTTGACGGCGGCCAGGTCCACCTCGATGCCGGCGGGTACCACCACACCCAGCCCGCCCGCCTCCAGTGCCGCGGTGCGGCCGCCGGCCGAGGCGATGAAGGTCTTGGACGGCACGCAGTCGTAGAGCACGCACCCGCCGCCCGGCCCGTCGGACTCGATCAGGGTGACGTCGGCGCCGTACTGCGCCGCGACCAGCGCGGCCTCGTAACCGCCCGGTCCACCACCCATGATCACGATGCGGGTCATCGGCGCTCCCTTCTCCAGGGTCATCGGGCACGGCCGGAACCGTGGAGCCGGGCGCGGCGGCGCCCGGCGGCCGGTCCACCGTATCGGCCGCAGGCGGACGTTAGGCTCCGGGCATGGCTCTCTACGCCGCCTACGGGTCGAACATGGATCCGGCGCAGATGTTGCAGCGCTGCCCGTCCTCGCCGGTGGCCGGCATCGGCTGGCTGCCGGGGTGGCGACTCACCTTCGGCGGCGAGGACCTGGGCTGGGAGGGCGCGCTGGCCACCGTCGTGCCGGACCCGGATCCGGAGGCCTCCGTCTTCGTGGTGCTCTACGACATGGCCTCCGCCGACGAGCGCACCCTGGACTCGTGGGAGGGCTCCGACCTGGGGCTCTACACCAAGCTGCGACTGCGGGTGCACACCATGGACGGCGACGTGCTGGCCTGGCTCTACGCGCTGGAGGCGTTCGAGGGCGGCCTGCCGAGCGCCCGCTACCTCGGGGTGATCGCCGATGCCGCGGAGGCGGCGGACGCTCCGGCCGAGTACGTCAAGGAGATCCGGCACCGGCCCTGCCGGTCCATCGGGAGCTGACCGAGGGGGGCCTGGTCAGAGCTGTTCGAGGGACGCGGCCGCGGTCAGCGACTCCGACCGCAGCCCGGCCAGCGCGGCGTGGGTGAGCAGCCGCACACCGAGCGGGATCGCCCGCTCGTCGGCCACGAAGGTCGCCGAGTGCAGATCGACCTGCGGCGAGATGCCGTCCCACACACCGAGTCTGGCCATCGCACCGGTGGAGGCGTCGATCAGCACGGAGAAGTCCTCGCCACCGGTGGACTGCTCGGTGGGACCGACCGCCCCGGCCCCGGCCGCGTGCTCGCCGGCCACCCGGAGCAGTCCGGTCGACACCGGCTCGTTCTCCACCGGCGGGACCCCGCGCCGGTACAACAGCTCGTGCTGCACCCCGGTCGGCGCCAGCAGCTGGGCGATGAGTTCGCGGACCAGCGGCTCCGCGGCCTCCCAGCCGCGCCGGTCCATCATCCGCAGCGTGCCGCGCAGCACCCCGTGCTGCGGGATGGCGTTGGCGGCCTCCCCCGCGTGCACCGCGCCCCACACCATGATCGGCACCGAGCGCGGGTCCAGCCGGCGGCTCAGCATCCCGGGCAGGCCGGTGATCACCAGGCCGAGCGCGTGCACCAGGTCCGCGGTCAGGTGCGGCCGCGCGGTGTGCCCGCCGCGGCCGGTGACCGTCAGCTCCACCAGGTCGGAGGTGGAGGTGATGGCGCCGGTGCGCAGCCCGATCCGGCCCACCTCCAGCCGCGGGTCGCAGTGGAAGGCGAAGATGCGCTCGACACCCTCCATCACCCCGGCCTCCACCACGTCGTGCGCGCCGCCGGGCATGACCTCCTCGGCCGGCTGGAAGATCAGCCGCACCCGACCGGGCAGCCGGTCGGCCACCTGGGCCAACGCGCCGGCCGCACCGAGCAGGGCGGTCAGGTGGATGTCGTGCCCGCACGCGTGGCTGGCGTCCGGCACCGTCGAGGCGAACGGCAGGCCGGACAGCTCGGGCAGCGGCAGCGCGTCGATGTCCGCCCGCAGCCCGATCACCCGGTCCCCGGTGCCGATCTCGGCGACCACGCCGGTCCCGCCCGGCAGCACGCGGCCGCGCACCCCGTAGCCCTGCAGGATCCGCAGGATCTTCGCCGACGTGGCGGACTCCTGGCGGGACAGCTCGGGGTGTGCGTGCACCTCCCGGCGCACGGTGACCAGGCCGGGGAGTTCGCGGGCCAGGAAGAGGTCCAGCCAGTCCGGCCCGAGCCCGGCGCCCGGGTCCGGGACGGGAGCGGCCGGTAGGGGGACGGCAGGGAGGGACGGTGTCCCGTCTGCGCGCTGCTGCTCGATCCCTGAAGCCATCACGGGAACCCTAGGTCATCGGGGGCGGTGCACCGACCGGGTCTCCCGCTGCGGCGGGTGACGTGGTTGGGTGGTCCCGGCGGGGGTCGGTTCCGCTCCGCGCAGCTGCACCGGTGCCGGTGCACCCGACGAGCACGCCGGAGGACCGCATGGGCGACGACATCGCGCAGGTCGAGTACACGCGGGAGCAGCGGCTGAAGTACCGGCAGAAGGTGCGCCGGTGCCTGGACGTCTTCGAACGCATGCTGGCCGAGCACGCGTTCGACGTGGACACCCCGCTGACCGGTCTGGAGATCGAGCTCAACCTGGTCAACTCCGAGTGGGCGCCGGACATGGCCAACGCCGTCGTGCTGGAGGCGATCGCCGATCCCGCCTTCCAGACCGAGCTCGGCCAGTACAACATCGAGCTGAACGTGCCACCGATGCCGCTGGCCGGGGATTCCTTCGCCACGCTGGAGACCACGCTCCGGGCGTCGCTGGACCACGCCGAGTCCAGGGCGAACGAATCCGGCTCGGAGATCATCATGATCGGCATCCTGCCGACCCTGTTGCCCGAGCACTTCGAAGCCGGCTGGATGAGCCACAACCCGCGCTACGAGGCGTTGCAGGACGCCATCTTCGCGCACCGCCGGGAAGACCTGGAACTGGACATCTCCGGGGTCGAGTCGCTCCAGATGTACGCCGACACCATCGCTCCCGAGTCCGCGTGCACGAGTGTCCAACTGCACCTGCAGGTCCCGCCCGCCGACTTCGCCGCCACCTGGAACGCCGCGCAGGCACTGGCCGGGCCGCAGCTCGCGCTCGGCGCCAACTCGCCGTTCCTGTTCGGCAAGCGGCTGTGGGCCGAGACCCGCACCGAGCTCTTCCTGCAGGCCACCGACACCCGCTCCCCGGAACTCCGCAACCAGGGGGTCCGACCACCGGTGTTCTTCGGGGAACGCTGGATCACCTCGATCTTCGACCTGTTCGAGGAGAACGTCCGGTACTTCCCGGCACTGCTGCCGGAGACCACCGACGAGGACCCGGAGGCCGAGCTCGCCGCCGGCCGGGCACCCCGGCTGCAGGAGCTGCGGCTGCACAACGGCACGGTCTACCGCTGGAACCGACCGGTCTACGACGTGGTGCAGGGCCGGCCGCACCTGCGGGTGGAGAACCGGGTGCTGCCGGCCGGCCCGACCGTCGTCGACGTACTGGCCAATGCCGCCTTCTACTACGGCGCGGTGCGCATGCTGGCGACCGACGACCGACCGGTGTGGACCAAGATGTCCTTCGCCGCGGCGGAGTCGAACTTCGGCTCCGGCGCCCGGCTCGGGGTCGACGCCACCTTCTATTGGCCAGGCTTCGGCGAGGTGCCGTGGGACGAGCTGATGCTGCGTCACCTGCTCCCGCTGGCGCACGACGGCCTGGACCGCTGGGGGGTCGACCCGGCCGTCCGGGACCGACTGCTCGGCATCGTCGAGGCCCGCTGCAAACTGCGCCGCAACGGCTCCTGGTGGCAGTCGGAGACCGTGGCCCGACTGGAGGGCCGCGGCCTGGACCGGATGCAGGCACTGACCGGGATGTTGCACCGCTACTCGGATCTCATGCACTCCAACGAGCCAGTGCACACCTGGGAACTTCCCTGAACCAGCACCGGAACAGCACCTGAACCTGCACCGACCCGGCACACCGACGGGTGATGTGCGGCACCAGGCTCCGGACACCACTGTTCAGCGACCGGTTAGGCCATTAGGGTGAGGTGGACCGATCGGTCCTGTCAGCTGGGGGAAGTTCTCGTATGTCCGTACTCACGCGCGCCGGTGCGGCGGTGCTCGGCCTGTTCCTCGTCGCGGGGTGCAGCACGCCGGTGATCGGTGCCGCGGTCCGCGGCACGACCGTGCCCACTGCAGCCACCGCCGCGCCCGGTTCGTTGGGGTCCGCGGTGACCACCGGGTCCACCGGGATCACCCGGGCCTCCTCGGCGGCGGTGCCGCCCACCGACAGCACCGACAGCACCGACAGCACCGACAGCTCCGTGGACCCCGACAGCGCCGGGTCCGACGGACTGGAGGACCTGCTGGACATCATCGACGACGGGATCCTCGAGCACACCAGCGCCTCGCTGACGATCACCGTGGACCGGCCCGGCAAGCAGGCCGACCTCGACTGCGCGGTCACGGTGACCTACGACGACATCTTCGCCGACGACCTGATGGCGGACTGCGCCGGCAGCACCGGGGACTTCACCCTGCTCCGGGTGGACGACATCGCCTGGTACGGCCCGGCCGATCTCCCGGGCGGACCGACCGACAGCGGCGGCGGCTACAAGTGGGTGCTGATCGACCCGGGCGCCGGTGTGCCGCTGCAGCTGGGGATGAACCTGCTGGTCCGCACCTTCGCCGACCTCGCCGACGGCACGGCGATCTGGGACCTGTCCTACTACGCAAGGGATCTCACCGACGCCGGCACCGACACCCTGGAGTCCGGCCCGGCGAAGCGCTGGACCGCGCACATCGACGGCGGCGAGGTCGCCGACGACTTCGAGCCGGCCGGTCTGCTCTCCGACCCGGGTCGGGACGCGACGGTCGACATCTGGCTCCGCGACGGGTCGATGACCGGGATGCGCTACCTGGCGTCCTCCTACGGCGCTGACGACACGGCGGTCGAGATGACGGTGACCGGATTCGACGACGCACCGCGGATCCAGGCACCCGACATCGCCGACGTCGTCCCGGCGGGCTGAACCCGTGACCAGGAACCTGCAGCCCGGCGGAATCACGCGCCGCGCCGCGCCCATCGGTCTGCTGGCGGCGGCCGTCCTGCTGCTGGGCGCCTGCGGTGACCCGGTTGCCGGGAGCGCCTCCGCCGCAGGCAGCCCTGGCGCCACGATGAGCAGCAGCCCGCCCGCCGGTGGCTCCGGGACCACCGCACCGTCCCCCACCACCCCGGCGACGACGTCGCCGTCCGCTGTCGCGACGACCGCCACCACCGCCGCGCCCACGAGCAGCACGCGGTCGACCACCCGGCCGACGACCGCACCCCCGACCACGGCGAGCAGCGCCGCACCCGCCGGCAGCTACGCCGACGTCGACGAACTGCTCGACGCGGTGGACAGCGGGGTCGAGCGGCACTCCGGAGCCACCCTGCGGACGGTCACCGACAAACCCGGCGAGGGCGACGACTCCAGCTGCACGATCCTGGCCACCTACTCCGGGCCGTGGACGGAGAACTTCTCCGCCGAGTGCATCGGCGACGAGCCGGGCGAGTCCTCCTCGTTCCTGCAGGTGGACGGCACCACCTGGGTCAGCGGTCTGCCGGATGCGCCGACCCGCGCGGACGGCACGCCCTACCGCTGGTCGGAGCTGGACCTCGAGCAGGGCGAGGACCTCGAGCTCGGTGGCCAGAACGCGACCGCGCTGGAGTTCGCGATGCAGTCCTTCAAGAACCTGGCCGACGGGTCGGCGATCTGGGCCTACTCACCGCACGTCGTCGACTTCGCCTACGCCGGAACGGACAACCTGACCGGGGGGCCGGCCGAGCGCTACAGCATGACCGTCGACGCGCTCGCGCTCGCCCAGTCGGCGAACCCGGACGTGGAGGGCCCGCCGATGACCGGGTACCTGGACGTCTGGATGCACCCGGCGGACGGCCTGGTGAAGTTCCGCTTCGCCTTCTCCGACGGCGACCGCGAGCAGGTGACCGGCATGGAGGTCGACAGCTTCGACGACGTGGCGCTCAGCGCACCGGCTCCGGAGGACGTCGCGCCGACGGGGTGAGCACCGGAGCGACGTCGAAGTCGGCCAGGTCCGGCCGGTGGGTCATCCGCCAGTACTCCGGCACCGGCCACGGCGAGTTGGTG from Nakamurella alba carries:
- a CDS encoding glutamate-cysteine ligase family protein, coding for MGDDIAQVEYTREQRLKYRQKVRRCLDVFERMLAEHAFDVDTPLTGLEIELNLVNSEWAPDMANAVVLEAIADPAFQTELGQYNIELNVPPMPLAGDSFATLETTLRASLDHAESRANESGSEIIMIGILPTLLPEHFEAGWMSHNPRYEALQDAIFAHRREDLELDISGVESLQMYADTIAPESACTSVQLHLQVPPADFAATWNAAQALAGPQLALGANSPFLFGKRLWAETRTELFLQATDTRSPELRNQGVRPPVFFGERWITSIFDLFEENVRYFPALLPETTDEDPEAELAAGRAPRLQELRLHNGTVYRWNRPVYDVVQGRPHLRVENRVLPAGPTVVDVLANAAFYYGAVRMLATDDRPVWTKMSFAAAESNFGSGARLGVDATFYWPGFGEVPWDELMLRHLLPLAHDGLDRWGVDPAVRDRLLGIVEARCKLRRNGSWWQSETVARLEGRGLDRMQALTGMLHRYSDLMHSNEPVHTWELP